A genomic window from Thermodesulfitimonas autotrophica includes:
- the fliY gene encoding flagellar motor switch phosphatase FliY produces the protein MADRLLKQEEIDALLSGNPPEITGPDLQEAPALNNAATGTGGALTEKEKDALGEIGNISMGSAATTLSELLNQKVVITSPRVEVTTEEALVSNFTVPYMIIKVRYTEGLAGLSLLVIKTADVAVIADLMMGGNGQNPPATLGELEISAVAEAMNQMMGSAATAMADIFKRTVNIAPPEVSVFDSAEQKEFALGLGEEIVVIYFRMTVNDLLDTEIMQVLGIETAREQAALLWQNFFPESPAATATASEKQDEAPATDAGPVVPPPEPARTPVLQEGPPVSSSLSVDQRKLELILDIPLKVTVVLGRTKRPIKEILSLGPGSIVELAALANEPVEVLVNGTLVAKGEVVVVNENFGVQITSIVTPQERLQYLAGNR, from the coding sequence TTGGCTGACCGGTTACTGAAGCAGGAGGAGATCGATGCGCTCTTGAGCGGAAATCCGCCTGAGATAACCGGGCCCGACTTACAGGAGGCGCCGGCGCTTAATAACGCCGCTACCGGGACAGGGGGCGCGCTTACCGAGAAGGAGAAAGACGCCCTCGGGGAGATCGGCAACATTTCGATGGGCTCGGCGGCCACCACCCTTTCGGAGTTGTTAAATCAAAAAGTGGTAATTACCAGCCCGCGGGTAGAGGTTACCACTGAGGAGGCGCTGGTCAGTAATTTCACGGTCCCCTACATGATCATTAAGGTAAGGTATACCGAGGGGCTGGCGGGGTTAAGCCTCTTGGTGATTAAGACTGCCGATGTGGCCGTGATTGCGGACCTGATGATGGGAGGGAACGGGCAGAACCCGCCCGCCACGCTGGGAGAACTTGAAATAAGCGCGGTCGCCGAAGCGATGAACCAGATGATGGGCTCGGCGGCTACCGCGATGGCCGACATCTTTAAGCGTACCGTAAATATTGCCCCACCGGAGGTTTCGGTTTTCGATTCGGCGGAGCAAAAGGAATTTGCGTTAGGGCTTGGTGAGGAGATCGTCGTCATCTATTTCCGGATGACGGTGAACGACCTTCTGGATACCGAGATTATGCAGGTTCTCGGGATTGAGACGGCGCGGGAACAGGCGGCGCTTTTGTGGCAGAATTTCTTCCCCGAATCGCCTGCGGCTACTGCCACCGCGTCAGAAAAACAGGATGAGGCCCCGGCAACAGATGCGGGCCCGGTTGTGCCCCCGCCCGAGCCGGCCCGCACACCGGTGCTTCAGGAGGGCCCGCCGGTTTCTTCATCCCTTTCGGTGGACCAGCGGAAATTAGAGCTGATCTTGGATATCCCTCTGAAAGTTACGGTGGTGCTGGGCCGAACCAAGCGGCCCATCAAAGAAATCCTTTCTCTCGGGCCGGGGAGCATCGTAGAACTTGCTGCGCTGGCTAACGAGCCGGTGGAGGTTTTGGTCAACGGAACCCTGGTGGCCAAAGGGGAGGTGGTGGTGGTAAACGAGAATTTCGGTGTCCAGATCACCAGTATCGTGACCCCGCAGGAACGCTTGCAGTATCTTGCCGGAAACAGGTGA